Proteins encoded by one window of Cyclobacteriaceae bacterium:
- a CDS encoding c-type cytochrome has protein sequence MLIRILKGTGIALLSIGILIVGVYGYMYYQVQTRINQKYVVQAPVLNIRYDSAQLACGERLAIVKGCRDCHGDDMGGKVFVDDPGLGLLIGKNLTKGKGGLPNDYSTEDWVLALKHGIRRDGKTLLFMPSYEFTHLSEEDMSAIIAYAQSLQPVDRKLPDHNLKPLSYILASLDKLPLIVAEKIDHSTELIKQVKSEVSVDFGKYLSTSCTGCHRPNMKGGDPIAPGFPVVPDVTTSGNVGKWTEDQFITVLRSGKTPEGKEIDPKNMPWPMTAAYTDTELKALYAYLKSI, from the coding sequence ATGTTAATTAGAATTTTAAAGGGTACGGGTATTGCCCTCCTCTCCATTGGTATATTGATAGTCGGGGTATATGGCTACATGTATTACCAGGTTCAAACCCGCATCAATCAGAAATATGTTGTGCAGGCACCGGTGTTGAATATCCGGTACGACAGCGCCCAACTAGCCTGTGGCGAACGACTGGCGATTGTAAAAGGCTGCCGCGATTGTCATGGTGACGATATGGGCGGGAAGGTTTTTGTAGATGATCCCGGCTTGGGTTTACTCATCGGTAAAAACCTGACCAAAGGCAAGGGCGGCTTGCCCAACGATTACAGCACGGAAGATTGGGTGTTGGCGTTGAAGCACGGCATCCGCAGAGACGGAAAAACGTTGCTGTTCATGCCCTCGTATGAGTTTACGCACTTAAGTGAAGAAGACATGAGCGCGATCATTGCGTATGCGCAAAGCCTGCAACCGGTTGACCGCAAACTGCCCGACCACAACCTGAAGCCACTCAGTTATATTCTGGCATCGCTGGATAAACTGCCGTTGATTGTGGCTGAGAAAATTGATCACTCAACCGAACTGATCAAGCAGGTTAAGTCAGAAGTGTCTGTTGATTTCGGCAAATACCTTTCTACTTCATGTACAGGTTGCCACAGACCCAACATGAAAGGTGGCGATCCGATTGCTCCGGGGTTTCCGGTAGTGCCCGATGTAACAACATCCGGTAATGTGGGCAAATGGACAGAAGATCAGTTTATCACCGTGTTGCGCTCCGGCAAAACTCCGGAAGGAAAAGAGATTGATCCGAAAAATATGCCATGGCCCATGACGGCCGCCTACACCGACACAGAATTAAAGGCCCTGTACGCCTATTTGAAAAGCATTTAA
- a CDS encoding AraC family transcriptional regulator: MKTAPVIPVDEFLSHTIRQEETDCFQVAERLHPDFGFWRERSIDLGHIRVFEHKADFNRKVNVHFTDHSLRDNVHHCMSVDGEMGAHFQHLKLSAHLNPKTFHQVYLPGQEYHLSMQRTFVNVHVEVKRDYYTSLLCDSERWSAEMKQKLLDSQVFYTGEFQLSLPMMRVIHSIFDSPISGSLKKLLIEAKVHELIALQLNSTVNVLQGKANPITIELFQSIRQYLDQTFLQDHSLKNIARHFGINEFSLKKGFKENFNTTVFEYLLNKRLEHGLQLLQTGQYCVEEVGSTVGYKYPNHFSTAFKKRFGISPMQVRH, from the coding sequence ATGAAAACCGCTCCGGTTATTCCGGTTGATGAATTTTTGAGCCATACCATCCGTCAGGAGGAAACCGATTGTTTTCAGGTTGCCGAGCGCCTTCATCCCGACTTTGGCTTTTGGCGCGAACGAAGCATTGACCTGGGGCATATTCGGGTATTTGAACACAAAGCCGATTTCAACCGGAAGGTTAACGTTCATTTTACTGACCATTCGCTCCGCGACAATGTTCATCACTGCATGTCGGTGGATGGAGAAATGGGCGCACACTTTCAGCATCTGAAACTAAGCGCACACCTGAACCCGAAAACGTTTCACCAGGTGTACCTGCCCGGTCAAGAGTATCACCTGAGCATGCAGCGCACCTTTGTTAACGTTCATGTTGAGGTTAAGCGTGATTATTACACTTCGCTACTCTGTGATTCAGAAAGATGGTCGGCTGAAATGAAACAGAAGCTATTGGACAGCCAGGTTTTTTACACCGGTGAATTCCAGTTGTCGCTGCCCATGATGCGCGTGATTCATTCTATTTTTGACAGCCCAATTAGTGGTTCATTGAAAAAATTGCTGATTGAAGCGAAAGTGCATGAGCTTATTGCACTTCAACTGAACAGCACGGTGAATGTACTTCAAGGAAAAGCAAACCCAATCACAATCGAATTGTTTCAAAGTATCCGGCAATATCTGGATCAAACATTCCTGCAAGATCATTCCTTGAAAAATATTGCCCGGCATTTTGGCATCAATGAGTTCTCACTCAAAAAAGGATTCAAAGAAAATTTCAACACCACTGTATTCGAATACCTGCTTAACAAAAGATTGGAACACGGACTGCAGTTATTACAAACCGGCCAGTATTGCGTTGAAGAAGTGGGATCAACAGTAGGTTACAAATATCCCAACCATTTTTCTACTGCCTTCAAAAAACGCTTTGGTATCAGTCCGATGCAGGTGCGTCATTAA
- a CDS encoding ABC transporter permease, translated as MLKNYFKIIVRSFSKNRGFNFLNLSGLAIGFTACMLIVIYVIYETSFDNFHTQAERIYRLTVHYTSDTGYDTHFARVDADWTKSIPDEIPEVEKLVRFQNHEPKFVRIGNEKFTPQHAYSTDPYVFDVFDFNLLKGDPKTALAQPYSVVLTQSMAKKYFGDEDAFGRDLIITRYWDTDEEVYKITGIMEDLPGHTHLPVDMLFSFRNEEDRGWWAYTYLLLKENTTVAGLKEKIEDLMVKNQGEQSRAGTEYVLWPLKDIHLHSNLAREVLPNGDNANVKIFTGVGIFILLLAMINFINLNSVIAIGRAKEIGIRKVMGSGLRQVVFYSLTESTVLCAIAAILATGLTYLVYPYFNQALNVSNLLSWEIMLIGLGSVVLTTGILSGFYPAFVLSAVKPVNVMKSTKAVTMKGNSFGISFRKALVTAQFGICMLLVGSAIIGRQQFLYLKEKNLGMKKEQVLALTAVPDTVKDKFKTFKDELSGKPGIEGVTACLEVPSREIRDGGNVWYEGMTGTVIEAPIMDIQVIDHDFINVMGLELLAGEPLSKTLTYDPLPEFTGTESIQQYLISKKREYIINETAMHKLGWTDPHEVIGKQISWTQGTYSLDKGPVVGVVKDFHQETLKNAVDPVVMVFEPLWLRTFLVKLSADQISEHVAEVEKTWNTLFPQYPFEYVFLDELFDKLYKQERNQLNVLFTFSGLTIIIAFLGLFGLVAYSLKTRTKEIAVRRVFGASQVRLIKLFGKEYVVVMLMATLIAVPVSYVFISSWLQDYAYRVDVSWGYYGVTLLLIVALIGVTIMYHTLRTTSVNPTISLRED; from the coding sequence ATGCTAAAAAATTATTTCAAAATCATCGTCAGAAGTTTTTCGAAAAACCGGGGATTCAATTTTCTTAACCTGAGTGGATTGGCTATTGGCTTTACGGCCTGTATGCTAATTGTAATCTACGTGATTTATGAAACAAGCTTTGACAATTTTCATACGCAGGCCGAACGGATTTATCGCCTGACGGTTCATTATACTTCCGATACTGGCTATGATACGCACTTTGCCCGCGTGGATGCGGATTGGACTAAATCAATTCCGGATGAAATTCCTGAAGTAGAGAAATTGGTTCGCTTTCAAAATCATGAACCAAAATTTGTGCGGATTGGTAACGAAAAGTTTACACCGCAACATGCCTATTCAACCGATCCGTATGTATTTGATGTTTTTGATTTCAACTTGTTGAAAGGCGATCCCAAAACCGCTCTTGCTCAACCTTACTCCGTGGTCTTAACACAATCCATGGCCAAAAAATATTTCGGAGATGAGGATGCGTTTGGTCGCGACTTGATCATTACACGTTACTGGGACACGGATGAAGAAGTATACAAGATAACCGGTATTATGGAAGACCTGCCGGGTCACACGCATCTTCCCGTTGATATGCTGTTTTCTTTTCGAAATGAGGAGGATCGGGGATGGTGGGCATATACATACTTGCTGCTGAAGGAAAATACGACTGTTGCTGGATTGAAAGAAAAAATTGAAGACCTGATGGTGAAGAACCAAGGCGAACAAAGCAGGGCTGGAACCGAATATGTGTTATGGCCGCTGAAGGATATTCACCTGCACTCCAACCTGGCACGTGAAGTATTACCCAATGGAGATAACGCAAACGTGAAAATTTTTACTGGCGTGGGCATTTTTATTTTATTGCTGGCCATGATCAATTTCATAAACCTGAACAGTGTGATTGCGATTGGCCGGGCAAAAGAAATCGGTATTCGTAAGGTAATGGGCTCCGGACTTCGTCAAGTGGTTTTCTATTCGCTTACAGAATCTACTGTGCTTTGTGCCATCGCTGCGATATTGGCTACTGGACTTACTTATTTGGTTTACCCGTATTTTAATCAGGCACTGAATGTTTCGAATTTGTTGAGCTGGGAGATTATGTTGATTGGGTTGGGAAGTGTGGTGTTGACAACTGGAATCCTTTCAGGCTTTTATCCTGCTTTTGTGCTTTCTGCAGTGAAGCCGGTAAACGTAATGAAGAGCACTAAGGCGGTAACGATGAAAGGAAATTCTTTCGGTATATCCTTTAGGAAGGCTTTAGTCACAGCACAGTTTGGCATCTGCATGCTGTTGGTGGGAAGTGCAATCATTGGTCGGCAACAGTTTCTTTACCTGAAAGAAAAAAACCTGGGAATGAAAAAGGAACAGGTTTTAGCGCTGACTGCAGTACCCGATACCGTAAAAGATAAATTCAAAACATTTAAGGATGAACTTAGTGGTAAACCGGGTATTGAAGGTGTTACGGCTTGCCTTGAAGTTCCTTCACGTGAAATCCGCGATGGTGGAAACGTGTGGTACGAGGGCATGACCGGAACTGTGATTGAAGCGCCAATCATGGATATCCAGGTAATTGACCATGACTTTATTAATGTGATGGGATTGGAGTTGTTGGCAGGCGAGCCGCTGTCAAAAACCTTAACCTATGATCCGTTGCCTGAGTTTACAGGTACCGAATCCATTCAGCAGTATCTCATCAGCAAAAAGCGCGAATACATTATTAATGAAACCGCTATGCATAAATTGGGTTGGACCGATCCACATGAAGTTATTGGAAAGCAAATTAGCTGGACACAAGGAACGTATAGCCTGGACAAAGGCCCTGTTGTTGGTGTGGTAAAAGATTTTCATCAGGAAACATTGAAGAACGCGGTTGATCCGGTTGTTATGGTATTTGAACCTTTGTGGTTGCGCACATTTTTAGTGAAGCTTTCCGCAGACCAGATCAGTGAGCATGTAGCCGAAGTTGAGAAAACATGGAATACATTATTTCCGCAGTATCCTTTTGAATATGTGTTTTTAGATGAACTCTTCGACAAACTGTATAAGCAAGAGCGAAACCAGCTTAATGTATTGTTTACGTTCAGCGGCCTGACCATCATTATAGCATTTTTAGGATTATTTGGTTTGGTGGCCTATTCATTAAAAACCCGCACCAAGGAAATTGCTGTGCGCAGGGTATTTGGAGCAAGTCAGGTTCGTCTCATAAAATTGTTTGGTAAGGAGTACGTGGTGGTAATGCTGATGGCAACTTTAATTGCTGTTCCTGTGAGTTATGTGTTTATCTCTTCCTGGTTGCAGGATTATGCCTATCGGGTTGATGTTTCATGGGGATATTATGGTGTAACCCTTTTGCTGATCGTAGCGCTTATAGGAGTTACGATTATGTATCATACCCTTAGAACTACTTCCGTAAACCCCACCATAAGTTTGCGTGAAGATTAA